The following are from one region of the Phormidium sp. PBR-2020 genome:
- a CDS encoding DUF4351 domain-containing protein — MLLVELQLRYHRKMPLRVRAYTALAGEKYELPVYPVLINILPHVKDPQIPSCYESEFNGIRALQEYRVINLWEVDVNLVFEQNIRSLLPFVPILKGGGEEQVVRRALRELRADEELSQLESLLSFFSTFVLELPVVQQIMRWDMAVLRESPLAQELFREGQLEGQREGKLEGQREGQLELVLRLLTRRVGTLDESLVQRVRGLSSEELEGLAEALLDFSDVSDLQAWLAD; from the coding sequence TTGCTCTTGGTTGAACTTCAGTTACGGTATCATCGAAAAATGCCACTGCGGGTTCGGGCCTATACGGCGTTGGCGGGAGAAAAGTATGAGTTGCCGGTGTATCCGGTGTTAATCAACATTCTGCCCCATGTGAAAGACCCGCAAATCCCCAGTTGTTATGAGTCGGAGTTTAATGGGATTCGGGCTTTGCAAGAGTATCGGGTTATCAATTTGTGGGAGGTGGATGTTAACTTGGTGTTTGAGCAAAATATCCGTAGTTTGTTGCCATTTGTGCCGATTTTAAAAGGCGGTGGCGAGGAACAAGTGGTTCGTCGAGCGTTGCGGGAATTGCGGGCGGATGAGGAGTTATCTCAGTTGGAGTCGTTGCTCTCATTTTTCTCGACGTTTGTGTTAGAGTTGCCGGTAGTACAACAGATTATGAGGTGGGATATGGCTGTTTTACGTGAATCACCCTTGGCCCAGGAGTTATTCCGGGAGGGACAACTTGAAGGACAACGGGAAGGAAAACTCGAAGGACAACGGGAAGGTCAGTTGGAATTGGTGTTACGGCTACTGACTCGTCGGGTGGGAACCCTAGATGAGTCCCTGGTTCAACGGGTTCGGGGTTTGTCTTCGGAGGAGTTGGAAGGGTTGGCTGAGGCGTTGTTGGACTTTTCTGATGTCTCGGATTTGCAAGCTTGGTTAGCTGATTGA
- a CDS encoding DUF4351 domain-containing protein, producing the protein MLLVELQLRYHRKMPLRVRAYTALAGEKYELPVYPVLINILPHVKDPQIPSCYESEFNGIRALQEYRVINLWEVDVNLVFEQNIRSLLPFVPILKGGGEEQVVRRALRELRADEELSELESLLSFFSTFVLELPVVQQIMRWDMAVLRESPLAQELFREGQLEGQREGQLELVLRLLTRRVGTLDESLVQRVRGLSSEELEGLAEALLDFSDVSDLQAWLAD; encoded by the coding sequence TTGCTCTTGGTTGAACTTCAGTTACGGTATCATCGAAAAATGCCACTGCGGGTTCGGGCCTATACGGCGTTGGCGGGAGAAAAGTATGAGTTGCCGGTGTATCCGGTGTTAATCAACATTCTGCCCCATGTGAAAGACCCGCAAATCCCCAGTTGTTATGAGTCGGAGTTTAATGGGATTCGGGCTTTGCAAGAGTATCGGGTTATCAATTTGTGGGAGGTGGATGTTAACTTGGTGTTTGAGCAAAATATCCGTAGTTTGTTGCCATTTGTGCCGATTTTAAAAGGCGGTGGTGAGGAACAAGTGGTTCGTCGAGCGTTGCGGGAATTGCGGGCGGATGAGGAGTTGTCTGAGTTGGAATCGTTGCTCTCATTTTTCTCGACGTTTGTGTTAGAGTTGCCGGTAGTACAACAGATTATGAGGTGGGATATGGCTGTTTTACGTGAATCACCCTTGGCCCAGGAGTTATTCCGGGAGGGACAACTTGAAGGACAACGGGAAGGTCAGTTGGAATTGGTGTTACGGTTGCTGACTCGTCGGGTGGGAACGCTGGATGAGTCGTTGGTTCAACGGGTTCGGGGTTTGTCTTCGGAGGAATTGGAAGGGTTGGCTGAGGCGTTGTTGGACTTTTCTGATGTCTCGGATTTGCAAGCTTGGTTAGCTGATTGA
- a CDS encoding DUF4351 domain-containing protein, which translates to MTEKKADIGSKKLVSLAPESWASWLTNCADIKVEELLDSNLQWVGRENDSLIKVSTPDLGVFLLLVELQLRYHRKMPLRVRAYTALAGEKYELPVYPVLINILPHVKDPQIPSCYESEFNGIRALQEYRVINLWEVDVNLVFEQNIRSLLPFVPILKGGGEEQVVRRALRELRADEELSQLESLLSFFSTFVLELPVVQQIMRWDMAVLRESPLAQELFREGQLEGQLELVLRQLTRRVGTLDESLVQRVRGLSSEELEGLAEALLDFSDVSDLQAWLAD; encoded by the coding sequence ATGACCGAAAAGAAAGCCGATATTGGCAGCAAAAAGTTAGTGAGTCTTGCCCCAGAAAGCTGGGCAAGTTGGTTAACGAATTGTGCCGACATTAAAGTTGAGGAATTACTGGATTCCAATCTGCAATGGGTAGGGCGGGAAAATGACAGTCTCATCAAGGTCAGTACGCCAGACTTGGGAGTGTTCTTGCTCTTGGTTGAACTTCAGTTACGGTATCATCGGAAAATGCCACTGCGGGTTCGGGCTTATACGGCGTTGGCGGGAGAAAAGTATGAGTTACCGGTGTATCCGGTGTTAATCAACATTCTGCCCCATGTGAAAGACCCGCAAATTCCCAGTTGTTATGAGTCGGAGTTTAATGGGATTCGGGCTTTGCAAGAGTATCGGGTTATCAATTTGTGGGAGGTGGATGTCAATCTAGTTTTTGAGCAAAATATCCGTAGTTTGTTGCCATTTGTGCCGATTTTAAAGGGCGGTGGCGAGGAACAAGTGGTTCGTCGAGCGTTGCGGGAATTGCGGGCGGATGAGGAGTTATCTCAGTTGGAGTCGTTGCTCTCATTTTTCTCGACGTTTGTGTTAGAGTTGCCGGTAGTACAACAGATTATGAGGTGGGATATGGCTGTTTTACGTGAATCACCCTTGGCCCAGGAGTTATTCCGGGAGGGACAACTTGAAGGTCAGTTGGAATTGGTGTTACGACAACTGACTCGTCGGGTGGGAACGCTGGATGAGTCGTTGGTTCAACGGGTTCGGGGTTTGTCTTCGGAGGAGTTGGAAGGGTTGGCTGAGGCGTTGTTGGACTTTTCTGATGTCTCGGATTTGCAAGCTTGGTTAGCTGATTGA
- a CDS encoding transposase, protein MAYRKTPLNPGEYYHIYNRGNNRQTIFFERDNYIYFLHKLRHYLIEPQHIHLIAYCLIPNHYHLLIHLNSQEFSQAMRKFSLSYTKAINKKYQRVGSLFQGPFQSCHVNSNPYLLHLSRYIHLNPVEHHVTNPADWEFSSYPDYLKQRQGTLPQSHIILQQFPTLHAYRSFVEQSTPTPSLSHLIME, encoded by the coding sequence ATGGCCTATCGCAAAACCCCCCTAAACCCCGGAGAGTACTACCACATCTACAATCGAGGAAACAACCGCCAAACCATCTTCTTCGAGCGAGACAACTACATCTACTTCCTCCACAAACTCCGCCACTACCTCATCGAACCCCAACACATCCACCTCATCGCCTACTGTCTCATCCCCAACCACTACCACCTTCTCATCCACCTCAACAGCCAAGAATTTTCCCAAGCCATGCGAAAATTCAGCCTCTCCTACACCAAAGCCATCAACAAAAAATACCAACGAGTCGGCTCACTTTTCCAAGGACCCTTCCAATCCTGCCACGTCAACAGTAACCCCTACCTCCTCCACCTCAGCCGTTACATCCACCTCAACCCCGTCGAACACCACGTCACCAACCCCGCCGACTGGGAATTTTCCAGCTACCCCGACTACTTGAAACAGCGACAAGGAACCCTTCCCCAATCGCACATCATCCTCCAGCAATTCCCCACTCTCCACGCCTACCGTTCCTTCGTCGAACAGTCCACCCCCACCCCATCCCTCAGCCACCTCATCATGGAGTGA
- a CDS encoding CHASE2 domain-containing protein, which produces MARSPFSDSAERWTQSSLGLSSGEGSASAEPCNPNPLGSRQGPRPPRSGVSCWFHGCWRGVLGTALPIALLVVAIAALGGLGVLERGLLDRWLRWRPLEPLDARVVIVEITEADLREMGELPFSDDVLAQALEKLVEAGPRVIGLDIYRDIPQEPGQARLRELFATTPHLIGIEKALGETVAPPPLLAARGQVALADVVPDQDGIVRRALVSASLEGEVRMTLSTRLALDYLRQDGVTLQPSSRCGSCYELGQAQLRPLPRRMGGYSQRMEGGYQLLLNYRRGEPQSFARVRFGDLLQGRVSAEQLREQLRDRLVLIGTTAVSSKDFFGTPYGFGSQTMSGVEVHAQMTSQLLAAALDGRRLLRVWTFPQEGLWVVFWSLLATSSFWGLLGWSQRGWQWVSGCGLGRDLGSVPLGLVSSLQLALYGLLLGGLGYLGFLGGWLIPVISPGLAVLVVTVVVSHRYRYWQLQRSYAQLEAVNLRLLEYSQELERKVGDRTQALQVAKQQAEDANRAKSEFLANMSHELRTPLNGILGYVDLLQRDLLLPREAQTVSPDQALQTISDCGRHLRMLIEDILDLSKIEARQFELQVTEFELSTFLRGIERLFSLRSQQQGLRFDCEFDSQLPTFVRGDEQRLRQVLFNLLSNAMKFTDWGTVALRVTRVSSGVNRGRLERGEGFESQSPGDASPTGGSACVWVDFQVADTGVGMSREEMAQIFRPFQQGGEPQKRREGAGLGLAISHYLVEKMGGQLQVESQQGRGSVFSFMIPLALSLDEAASGGDRLLGTGAVRPMMVLEGEAPRVAVLDRQEYSSRLLQDWLRELGCCLIPLRDDRDWGEAPQLVFVDWMLSFGILDSSTAPSLEAEDGLLRQFRAWKRQNPGLKWVLCSASAFESDRLAALQGGADGFLTKPLSRDKLVAVLSQLLGCRWRDESLSLRRRQDGGEGMARKELTQEQLEVLRYWLLQGNLRQVSLLVNEWRLGNPALTPLADTVMGYCQGFDVWRLRGLLGMGEEEGEPRSHGEHGGG; this is translated from the coding sequence ATGGCGCGATCTCCGTTTTCTGATTCGGCTGAGCGATGGACTCAGTCTTCGTTAGGGCTATCCTCAGGGGAAGGCTCGGCTTCTGCTGAGCCTTGCAATCCCAATCCCCTGGGGTCTCGCCAAGGACCCCGACCCCCCAGGTCTGGGGTTTCTTGTTGGTTTCATGGCTGTTGGCGGGGGGTGCTGGGAACGGCGTTGCCCATCGCCCTTTTGGTGGTCGCGATCGCGGCTCTGGGAGGTTTGGGAGTGTTGGAGCGGGGACTGTTGGACCGCTGGCTACGTTGGCGTCCTCTGGAGCCTCTGGATGCACGGGTGGTGATTGTGGAGATTACTGAGGCGGATCTGCGAGAGATGGGGGAGTTACCGTTCTCAGATGACGTGCTGGCTCAGGCTCTGGAGAAGTTGGTGGAGGCGGGGCCGCGAGTGATAGGGTTGGATATTTATCGGGATATTCCTCAGGAACCGGGTCAGGCTCGGCTACGGGAGCTGTTTGCAACTACACCTCATTTGATTGGCATTGAGAAGGCTCTGGGGGAAACGGTGGCCCCACCGCCGCTGTTGGCGGCTCGGGGACAGGTGGCTCTGGCGGATGTGGTGCCGGACCAGGATGGGATTGTGCGACGGGCTTTGGTGTCGGCGAGCTTGGAGGGGGAGGTGCGCATGACGCTGAGTACTCGCTTGGCTCTGGACTATCTGCGCCAGGATGGGGTGACGTTGCAGCCGTCGTCGCGCTGTGGGAGTTGTTATGAGTTGGGTCAAGCCCAGTTACGGCCCCTGCCGCGCCGCATGGGGGGCTATTCGCAACGAATGGAGGGGGGCTATCAGCTTTTGCTCAATTATCGCCGAGGAGAGCCTCAGAGTTTTGCTCGGGTTCGCTTTGGGGATTTGCTTCAGGGACGGGTCTCTGCGGAGCAGTTGCGTGAGCAATTGCGCGATCGCCTGGTGCTGATTGGCACGACGGCGGTGAGTAGTAAGGACTTTTTTGGCACGCCCTATGGCTTTGGGAGTCAAACGATGAGTGGGGTGGAGGTTCATGCTCAGATGACGAGTCAACTGCTGGCGGCGGCGTTGGATGGACGGCGGCTGTTGCGGGTCTGGACGTTCCCTCAGGAGGGCTTGTGGGTTGTTTTCTGGAGTCTGCTGGCGACGAGCAGTTTCTGGGGCTTGCTGGGTTGGAGTCAGCGGGGTTGGCAGTGGGTCTCTGGGTGCGGTCTGGGACGGGATCTGGGGTCTGTGCCCCTGGGCCTGGTCTCTAGCCTACAATTGGCGCTCTATGGGCTGCTGTTGGGGGGACTGGGCTATCTGGGCTTCTTGGGGGGCTGGTTGATTCCGGTGATTTCTCCGGGGCTGGCGGTTTTGGTGGTGACGGTGGTGGTGAGCCATCGCTATCGCTATTGGCAATTGCAACGGAGTTATGCTCAGTTGGAGGCGGTGAATCTGCGCTTGCTGGAGTATTCTCAGGAGTTGGAGCGCAAGGTGGGCGATCGCACTCAGGCGTTGCAGGTGGCGAAACAACAGGCGGAGGATGCGAACCGAGCTAAGAGTGAGTTTTTAGCCAATATGAGCCATGAGTTACGCACGCCTCTCAATGGCATTCTCGGCTATGTGGATTTGTTGCAACGGGATTTGTTGCTGCCGAGGGAGGCGCAAACGGTTAGTCCGGATCAGGCGTTACAAACGATTTCTGACTGTGGCCGTCATCTGCGGATGCTGATTGAGGATATTTTGGATCTTTCGAAAATTGAGGCCCGTCAGTTTGAGCTACAGGTGACGGAGTTTGAGCTGTCGACTTTCCTGCGGGGGATTGAGCGGCTGTTTTCCCTGCGATCGCAGCAACAGGGATTACGCTTTGACTGTGAGTTTGATTCGCAACTGCCGACGTTTGTGCGGGGGGATGAACAGCGGTTACGACAGGTGTTGTTCAATCTTTTAAGCAATGCTATGAAGTTCACGGATTGGGGAACGGTGGCGTTGCGGGTGACGCGGGTGAGTTCTGGGGTGAACCGGGGACGTCTGGAGAGGGGAGAGGGGTTTGAGTCCCAGAGTCCAGGAGATGCAAGCCCGACGGGGGGCAGTGCCTGCGTCTGGGTGGATTTCCAGGTGGCGGATACGGGAGTGGGGATGAGCCGGGAGGAGATGGCACAAATTTTCCGACCCTTCCAACAGGGGGGAGAGCCTCAAAAACGGCGGGAGGGGGCTGGATTAGGGTTAGCCATTTCTCACTATCTGGTGGAGAAGATGGGGGGACAGTTGCAGGTGGAGAGTCAGCAGGGACGGGGGAGTGTGTTCTCGTTTATGATTCCTCTGGCGCTCTCTCTGGATGAGGCGGCTTCGGGGGGCGATCGGCTTTTGGGGACCGGGGCGGTGCGTCCGATGATGGTTCTGGAGGGGGAGGCGCCTCGGGTGGCGGTTCTCGATCGCCAGGAGTATAGTTCTCGTCTGTTGCAGGACTGGTTACGGGAGTTGGGCTGTTGTCTGATTCCTCTGAGGGATGATCGGGACTGGGGTGAGGCGCCGCAGTTGGTGTTTGTGGATTGGATGTTGTCGTTTGGGATTCTGGACTCGTCGACGGCGCCATCTCTGGAGGCTGAGGATGGTCTGTTACGGCAGTTTCGGGCTTGGAAGCGGCAAAATCCGGGGTTGAAATGGGTACTTTGTTCGGCGAGTGCCTTTGAGAGCGATCGGTTGGCGGCGTTGCAGGGTGGGGCGGATGGTTTTTTAACGAAACCGCTGAGTCGGGATAAGTTGGTGGCGGTTCTGTCGCAATTGTTGGGCTGTCGCTGGCGGGATGAGTCTCTGTCGTTGCGGCGGAGGCAGGATGGGGGTGAGGGGATGGCTCGGAAGGAGCTGACTCAGGAGCAGTTGGAGGTATTGCGGTATTGGCTGTTACAGGGAAATTTGCGACAGGTTTCGTTGTTGGTGAATGAGTGGCGTTTGGGGAATCCGGCGTTGACGCCTTTGGCGGATACGGTGATGGGGTATTGTCAGGGGTTTGATGTGTGGCGGTTACGGGGTTTGTTGGGGATGGGGGAAGAGGAGGGGGAACCACGGAGTCACGGAGAACACGGAGGGGGATGA
- a CDS encoding YggT family protein translates to MESIVLLLAQTLVTFFNIYFALLIIRILLTWFPNVDWTMPPLAILSQLTDPYLNIFRNIIPPIGGIDFSAILAILLLQVIQSIVPSLLVSLV, encoded by the coding sequence ATGGAATCCATCGTCCTGCTCCTCGCCCAAACCCTCGTCACCTTCTTCAACATCTACTTTGCCCTACTCATCATCCGCATTCTCCTAACCTGGTTTCCCAACGTAGACTGGACCATGCCCCCCCTAGCCATTCTCAGCCAGCTCACAGACCCCTACCTAAACATTTTCCGTAACATCATCCCCCCCATCGGCGGCATCGACTTCTCCGCCATCCTCGCCATCCTACTCCTACAAGTCATCCAATCCATCGTCCCCAGCCTTCTCGTGTCCCTAGTCTAA
- the upp gene encoding uracil phosphoribosyltransferase, which translates to MTDKLRVYVPPHPLIQNWLTMAREASTPPVLFRTAMTELGRWLTYEAIRDWIPTQPISVQTPLAPAQGTLIRSDIPLAIVPILRAGLALLPGIQDVLPAASIYHLGMVRDETSLDTSCYLNKLPQEFPPDLHLMISEPMLATGGTLDKTLQLLTERGLTTDRLRILSIVAAPPALQRLNDKYSGLVIYAATIDEGLDDRGFIIPGLGDAGDRSFGT; encoded by the coding sequence ATGACCGACAAACTAAGAGTCTACGTCCCCCCCCATCCCCTGATTCAGAACTGGCTCACCATGGCCCGGGAAGCCTCCACCCCCCCCGTCCTCTTCCGCACCGCCATGACCGAACTCGGGCGTTGGCTCACCTACGAAGCCATCCGAGACTGGATTCCCACCCAACCCATCAGCGTCCAAACCCCCCTCGCCCCCGCCCAAGGAACCCTAATCCGTTCCGACATCCCCCTCGCCATTGTCCCCATCCTGAGAGCCGGCCTCGCCCTCCTCCCAGGAATACAAGACGTCCTCCCCGCCGCCAGCATCTATCACCTCGGGATGGTTCGCGACGAAACCAGCCTTGACACCAGTTGCTACCTCAACAAACTCCCCCAAGAATTTCCCCCAGACCTCCATCTGATGATTAGCGAACCCATGCTAGCCACCGGCGGAACCCTCGACAAAACCCTCCAACTCCTCACCGAACGAGGCCTAACAACCGATCGCCTCCGCATCCTCTCCATCGTCGCCGCCCCCCCAGCCCTACAACGACTCAACGACAAATATTCCGGCCTCGTCATCTACGCCGCCACCATCGACGAAGGCCTCGACGATCGCGGCTTCATCATCCCCGGCCTTGGCGACGCCGGCGATCGCAGCTTCGGAACCTAA
- a CDS encoding NAD(P)/FAD-dependent oxidoreductase — MHNVLIIGGGAAGFFGAITAAQHNPNLNITLLEASRHPLHKVRISGGGRCNVTHACFDPKQLVQHYPRGNKALRGPFSRFQPQDTINWFAQQGVTLKTEADGRMFPTTDDSATIAQCLLHTAQRAGVRLETQTPVQAIQRHPQGFRVSLRNGETRDCDRLLLATGSHPSGYRFAQTLGHSIIPPVPSLFTFNIRDPQLTQLAGISVPQVEISLPQHKLKQQGPLLITHWGLSGPAVLKLSAWGARTLHDCRYRSPIRLNWLPQHNPETLKQIYQQQKAKHPRKTLGSFSPISLSRRLWAYHLQATAIDPQTRWAELSKKALNRLSQHLLQSEYLLEGKGIFKDEFVTCGGINLNEINFKTLESRLCPHLYLAGELLDIDGITGGFNFQNAWTTSWLAGQALAQP; from the coding sequence ATGCACAACGTCCTCATCATCGGCGGAGGGGCCGCCGGCTTCTTTGGGGCTATCACCGCCGCCCAGCACAACCCCAACCTCAACATCACCCTCCTCGAAGCCAGCCGCCATCCCCTGCACAAAGTCCGCATCTCCGGCGGTGGACGCTGCAACGTCACCCACGCCTGTTTCGACCCCAAACAACTGGTTCAACATTATCCCCGAGGCAACAAAGCCCTACGGGGTCCCTTTAGCCGCTTCCAACCCCAAGACACCATCAACTGGTTTGCCCAACAGGGCGTAACCCTCAAAACCGAAGCCGACGGGCGAATGTTCCCCACCACCGACGACTCCGCAACCATCGCCCAATGCCTCCTCCACACCGCCCAACGCGCCGGAGTCCGACTCGAAACCCAAACCCCCGTCCAAGCCATCCAACGCCATCCCCAAGGCTTCCGCGTCAGTCTCCGTAACGGAGAAACCCGAGACTGCGATCGCCTCCTCCTGGCCACCGGCAGTCATCCCAGCGGCTATCGTTTCGCCCAAACCCTCGGCCACAGCATCATTCCCCCCGTCCCCTCCCTCTTCACCTTTAATATCCGCGACCCCCAACTCACCCAACTCGCCGGCATCTCCGTCCCCCAAGTCGAAATATCCCTCCCCCAACACAAACTCAAACAACAGGGCCCCCTCCTCATCACCCATTGGGGCCTCAGCGGTCCCGCCGTCCTCAAACTCTCCGCCTGGGGCGCCAGAACCCTCCATGACTGCCGCTACCGCAGCCCCATCCGTCTCAACTGGCTGCCCCAACACAACCCCGAAACCCTCAAGCAGATCTATCAGCAACAAAAAGCCAAGCATCCCCGTAAAACCCTCGGAAGTTTCTCCCCCATTTCCCTCTCCCGCAGACTCTGGGCCTACCACCTCCAAGCCACAGCCATCGACCCCCAAACCCGCTGGGCCGAACTCTCCAAAAAAGCCCTCAACCGTCTCAGCCAGCACCTACTTCAGAGTGAATATCTCCTCGAAGGCAAAGGCATCTTCAAAGACGAATTCGTCACCTGCGGCGGCATCAACCTAAACGAAATCAACTTCAAGACCCTAGAAAGCCGCCTCTGTCCCCACTTGTACCTAGCCGGAGAACTCCTAGACATCGACGGCATCACCGGCGGCTTCAACTTCCAGAACGCCTGGACCACCAGTTGGCTAGCCGGCCAAGCCCTAGCCCAACCCTAA
- a CDS encoding phosphate ABC transporter ATP-binding protein, which translates to MLNTLKAATLKIYNPSSPIAPPKNTPPPRLYTQSLSLNYGNKPAFRDITLSIASGEILAIVGPSGCGKSSFLTCLNRLNELTPNSHLSGTVHLQDCDPICDRPDCDIQTVAPTRLRRKIGMVFQKPTPFPLTIYNNLAFPLREHGIRSRRERDRLIEAALRDAALWDEVKDRLNSPAQALSGGQQQRLCLARTLALKPQILLLDEPCSALDPIASETIETAITRLKGQYTIAIVTHNLAQARRLADRLAVFWWVDGAGQLIEVGATQDLFNQATHPLSQAYLSGRRG; encoded by the coding sequence ATGCTTAACACTCTCAAAGCTGCAACACTCAAAATCTACAACCCATCCAGCCCAATTGCCCCCCCCAAAAACACCCCACCCCCGAGACTGTATACCCAATCCCTAAGCCTAAACTACGGCAATAAACCCGCCTTCCGAGACATCACCCTCTCCATCGCCTCCGGAGAAATTTTAGCCATCGTCGGCCCCTCCGGTTGTGGCAAAAGCAGTTTCCTCACCTGTCTCAATCGCCTCAACGAACTCACCCCCAACAGTCATCTCTCAGGAACCGTTCATTTGCAAGACTGCGACCCCATCTGCGATCGCCCCGACTGTGACATCCAAACCGTCGCCCCCACCCGCCTACGCCGCAAAATTGGCATGGTCTTCCAAAAACCGACCCCCTTTCCCCTCACCATCTACAACAACCTCGCCTTTCCCCTACGCGAACATGGAATCCGCAGCCGTCGAGAGCGCGATCGCCTCATCGAAGCGGCCCTACGAGATGCCGCACTCTGGGACGAAGTCAAAGACCGCCTCAACAGTCCCGCCCAAGCCCTTTCAGGCGGGCAACAACAACGACTCTGCCTTGCCCGAACCCTGGCCCTCAAACCACAAATTCTGCTTCTTGACGAACCCTGTAGCGCCCTCGACCCCATCGCCAGTGAGACCATCGAAACCGCTATTACCCGTCTCAAAGGACAGTACACCATTGCCATCGTGACCCACAACCTTGCCCAAGCCCGTCGTCTAGCTGATCGCCTGGCCGTCTTCTGGTGGGTAGACGGGGCCGGACAACTCATTGAAGTGGGGGCTACCCAAGATCTCTTTAACCAAGCAACCCATCCCCTCAGCCAAGCCTATCTCAGCGGTCGTCGCGGCTAA
- the pstA gene encoding phosphate ABC transporter permease PstA: MAVRPLKPQTLQPPSDPIDVLMALLTWGTFALILGLLAWLLGDIVKQGLPHLNWAFISTVPEDAGRRGGILPILLSTAWIVGISLAVALPLGLATALWLSEFARSHPKFKHSLNLSLDILAAMPSIVFGLFGNAMFCQALGFGFSILSGGLTLACMILPITVRTSQNALQTVPQTYRQVGAGLGLSKTALLRVVILPVALPGLSVGLLLGLGRAMAETAALIFTSGYVTRMPNSIWDSGRSLSIHIYDLALNIPGGEASASSTALVLIGLLVVINSIIMALASLTQTHNSNP, from the coding sequence ATGGCCGTTAGACCCCTTAAACCACAAACTTTACAGCCCCCCTCAGACCCCATCGATGTCCTCATGGCCCTCCTCACCTGGGGAACCTTTGCCCTCATCCTAGGCCTGTTGGCTTGGCTTCTCGGGGATATTGTTAAACAGGGACTCCCCCATCTCAATTGGGCATTTATCAGTACCGTTCCTGAAGATGCGGGCCGTCGCGGGGGCATCCTACCCATTCTGCTCTCCACCGCTTGGATTGTCGGCATCAGTTTAGCCGTGGCCCTCCCCCTCGGATTAGCCACCGCCCTCTGGCTGAGCGAATTTGCGCGATCGCACCCCAAATTCAAACATAGCCTCAACCTAAGTTTAGATATCCTCGCCGCCATGCCCTCAATCGTCTTTGGCCTATTTGGCAATGCCATGTTCTGCCAGGCCCTCGGATTCGGGTTTTCCATCCTCTCGGGAGGACTCACCCTAGCCTGTATGATTCTGCCCATCACCGTGCGCACCAGCCAAAACGCCTTACAAACCGTCCCCCAAACCTATCGCCAAGTCGGGGCCGGCTTAGGCCTCTCCAAAACCGCCCTCTTACGGGTTGTCATCTTACCCGTTGCCCTCCCCGGATTATCCGTTGGCCTTCTCCTCGGCCTAGGACGGGCCATGGCCGAAACCGCCGCCCTAATCTTCACCAGCGGCTATGTCACCCGGATGCCCAATTCCATCTGGGACTCCGGGCGATCGCTCTCCATCCATATCTACGACTTAGCCCTCAACATCCCCGGCGGCGAAGCCTCCGCCTCCAGTACCGCCCTCGTCTTAATCGGATTATTAGTCGTAATCAATAGCATCATCATGGCACTGGCCTCACTCACCCAAACCCACAACAGCAATCCCTAG
- the pstC gene encoding phosphate ABC transporter permease subunit PstC, with amino-acid sequence MGAIAQSLAMVSGLILLGMILFLLKESLPLLNQISPWQFLFHPHWQPLNGEYGVLALLIGSLLVTLGSVLLAVPLALASALFCNDYAPSWLANIHRRALQLLAGVPSVVFGFWGLVTLVPLINQWQPPGASLLAGSLILALMILPTIALVADSAIAQVPLNYRHTASSLGLGRWATLRGAVLPSAQSGILAGIVLGAGRAIGETMAVLMVSGNVVQIPESLFDSMRTLTANIALEMAYATDSHRGALFVSGLLLSLIITGFMTLVAIARHQEVSPHGR; translated from the coding sequence ATGGGGGCGATCGCCCAAAGCCTAGCCATGGTCTCCGGACTGATTCTCTTGGGGATGATTCTGTTTCTGCTCAAAGAATCTCTGCCCCTGCTGAATCAGATTAGCCCCTGGCAGTTTCTGTTCCACCCTCACTGGCAGCCCTTAAACGGCGAGTATGGAGTCCTGGCCCTACTCATTGGCTCCCTCCTCGTTACCCTAGGTTCAGTCCTCTTAGCCGTCCCCCTAGCTCTCGCATCCGCCCTATTTTGTAATGATTATGCCCCCAGTTGGCTAGCAAACATACACCGCCGGGCTTTACAACTCCTAGCCGGGGTTCCCTCCGTAGTCTTTGGCTTTTGGGGCCTCGTCACCCTCGTGCCCCTCATCAACCAATGGCAACCCCCAGGGGCAAGCCTCCTGGCCGGGTCTCTCATCTTGGCCCTGATGATTCTACCCACCATTGCCCTTGTTGCCGATAGTGCCATCGCCCAAGTCCCCCTCAACTACCGCCATACCGCCTCCTCCTTGGGCTTAGGACGTTGGGCCACCCTGCGGGGAGCCGTGTTACCCTCCGCCCAATCCGGTATCCTGGCTGGCATCGTATTAGGGGCGGGGCGGGCCATTGGCGAGACCATGGCCGTCTTAATGGTCTCGGGCAATGTAGTTCAGATTCCCGAAAGTCTCTTTGATTCCATGCGGACTCTCACCGCCAACATTGCCCTAGAAATGGCCTACGCCACAGACAGCCATCGCGGCGCCCTCTTTGTCAGCGGCCTATTGTTAAGTCTCATCATCACCGGCTTCATGACACTCGTGGCGATCGCCCGTCATCAGGAGGTGAGTCCCCATGGCCGTTAG